One part of the Rhodococcus oxybenzonivorans genome encodes these proteins:
- a CDS encoding sigma-70 family RNA polymerase sigma factor gives MTGVDRATENVTLTALLAQIAAGETEAFTVFYERTSARVYGMVLRVLRDPGYSEETTQEVYLQVWKSAASFDPRQGSPLSWLITLAHRRAVDRVRSEQSGTDRESTYGAASYYGPFDAVSEEVARRGDKNDVIDCLGTLTEIQQETVVLAYYGGLTYREVAERLSVALPTVKSRIRDGLRRLGQCLGVQVDG, from the coding sequence ATGACCGGCGTCGACAGGGCCACGGAGAACGTGACGCTGACGGCTTTGCTCGCGCAGATTGCCGCGGGCGAAACCGAAGCGTTCACCGTCTTCTACGAACGCACGAGCGCGCGCGTGTACGGCATGGTGTTGCGCGTTCTCCGCGACCCCGGTTACAGCGAGGAAACCACCCAAGAGGTGTATCTGCAGGTCTGGAAGTCCGCAGCGAGCTTCGACCCCCGCCAGGGCTCACCGCTGTCGTGGCTGATCACCTTGGCGCACCGGCGTGCGGTCGATCGGGTGCGCTCCGAGCAGTCGGGCACCGACCGGGAATCGACCTACGGCGCGGCGAGCTACTACGGCCCGTTCGACGCCGTGTCCGAAGAGGTTGCCCGCCGTGGCGACAAGAATGACGTCATCGACTGCCTGGGCACTCTCACCGAAATCCAGCAGGAGACCGTCGTCCTGGCCTATTACGGCGGACTCACCTACCGCGAGGTGGCAGAGCGGTTGTCCGTGGCCCTACCCACCGTGAAATCGCGGATCCGAGACGGATTGAGAAGGCTCGGGCAGTGTTTGGGGGTGCAGGT